In Prunus dulcis chromosome 1, ALMONDv2, whole genome shotgun sequence, the following are encoded in one genomic region:
- the LOC117613850 gene encoding glycosyltransferase BC10, producing the protein MKTGQWRLGMGDMQIVPGARHRPPLKRPLWIIVLVSLVSIFVICAFLYPPQSSAACYIFSSRGCKAITDWLPPAPAREYTDAEIASRVVIREILSAPPIQSKNPKIAFMFLTPSALPFEKLWDKFFHGHEGRFSVYVHASKEKAIHLSRYFFNREIRSDPVIWGKISMVDAERRLLVHALQDPDNQHFVLLSESCVPLYTFDYIYDYLMNTNISYVDCFEDPGPHGNGRYSEHMLPEIEKKDFRKGAQWFTMKRQHAVIVMADGLYYSKFRDYCRPGLDGRNCIADEHYLPTFFNIIDPGGIANWSVTHVDWSERKWHPKLYKGHDITSDLLKNITSVDVSVHVTSDEKRVVQKWPCLWNGIQRPCYLFARKFHPETLNNLLHLFANYTTI; encoded by the exons ATGAAGACGGGTCAGTGGCGACTAGGCATGGGTGACATGCAGATCGTGCCCGGGGCTCGCCATCGCCCACCTCTGAAGAGGCCATTGTGGATTATTGTCTTGGTTTCTTTGGTCAGCATCTTTGTGATTTGTGCTTTTCTCTACCCACCTCAAAGCAGCGCCGCTTGTTACATATTTTCTTCGAGAGGTTGCAAGGCTATTACCGATTGGCTTCCACCTGCTCCTGCAAGGGAATATACTGATGCTGAGATTGCATCCCGTGTTGTGATTAGAGAGATTTTGAGCGCACCTCCTATTCAATCCAAGAATCCAAAAATTGCTTTCATGTTCCTTACACCCAGTGCATTGCCTTTTGAGAAGCTGTGGGATAAGTTTTTCCAT GGTCATGAAGGAAGGTTCTCTGTTTATGTCCATGCTTCTAAAGAAAAGGCAATTCATTTGAGCCGTTACTTTTTTAATCGCGAGATACGCAGTGACCCG GTGATTTGGGGGAAAATTTCCATGGTAGATGCAGAGAGAAGATTATTGGTACATGCTCTTCAAGATCCTGATAACCAGCATTTTGTCTTACTTTCTGAAAG TTGTGTGCCACTGTATACATTTGACTATATCTATGACTATCTGATGAATACAAATATAAGCTATGTTGACTG CTTTGAGGATCCTGGTCCACATGGAAATGGGAGGTATTCTGAGCACATGTTAcctgaaattgaaaagaaagacTTCAGAAAGGGTGCACAG TGGTTCACTATGAAGCGTCAGCATGCTGTGATAGTAATGGCTGATGGTCTTTACTACTCGAAATTCCGGGACTACTGCAGG CCCGGTTTGGACGGGCGCAATTGCATTGCTGATGAACATTACTTGCCTACCTTTTTCAAT ATAATTGATCCTGGTGGAATTGCAAACTGGTCAGTAACACATGTTGATTGGTCTGAAAGAAAGTGGCATCCAAAGTTATACAAGGGTCATGATATTACTTCTGACCTTCTGAAGAATATTACG TCAGTTGATGTGAGCGTGCATGTAACCAGTGATGAGAAG AGGGTAGTACAGAAATGGCCTTGCTTATGGAATGGTATACAACGGCCATGTTACTTGTTTGCAAGGAAGTTCCATCCAGAGACTCTCAATAACTTGTTGCACCTTTTTGCCAATTATACAACAATTTGA